In Carya illinoinensis cultivar Pawnee chromosome 9, C.illinoinensisPawnee_v1, whole genome shotgun sequence, the following are encoded in one genomic region:
- the LOC122276555 gene encoding PAP-specific phosphatase HAL2-like: protein MDMPLYCSSLAARVPHVSGDGRVNNKFASNHVGSLFFQHQNPPKQILSLPKFDQSRSSSIMEDQKSLGVASPEPEKYYQELDVAVRAVQMACSLCQRVQDRLISKSNDQIQSKDDNSPVTVADWSVQATVSWLLSEYFGRKNLSIVAEEDVQKLSKADASELLVAVVNTVNECLAEAPRFGLKGPDKALGTSEVLEAISHCNSSGGPTGRFWTLDPVDGTLGFVRGDQYAIALALIEDGDVVLGVLGCPNYPMRKEWLSYHHRYHRIITKLTPPTSESWDKGFVTYAMKGSGKAWMQPLLQSNQKLVWPNSARPVRVSSIDDPALATFCEPVEKANSSHSFTAGLAHTMGLRKQPLRVYSMVKYAAIARGDAEIFMKFARAGYKEKIWDHAAGVVIIQEAGGMVTDARGQPLDFSKGIYLEGLDRGVIASAGAILHDKIISAVDASWDSSCL, encoded by the exons ATGGATATGCCTTTATATTGCTCGAGCCTGGCTGCCAGAGTTCCACATGTCTCGGGAGACGGAAGAGTAAACAACAAGTTCGCATCCAACCATGTAGGAAGCTTGTTCTTCCAACACCAGAACCCACCAAAACAAATTCTCTCTCTGCCAAAGTTCGATCAGAGTCGTTCTTCTTCGATAATGGAGGACCAAAAGAGCCTTGGCGTTGCATCCCCAGAGCCAGAAAAATATTACCAAGAACTGGATGTTGCTGTCAGAGCTGTACAGATGGCATGTTCTCTCTGCCAGAGAGTACAAGACCGTTTGATTTCTAAAAGCAATGATCAGATACAATCCAAGGATGACAATTCTCCTGTCACTGTTGCGG ATTGGAGTGTCCAAGCTACAGTCAGCTGGTTACTGTCTGAgtattttggaagaaaaaatctGTCCATTGTTGCTGAAGAAGATGTTCAGAAACTCTCCAAGGCTGATGCATCTGAACTATTAGTAGCTGTGGTGAACACTGTGAATGAATGTCTAGCTGAAGCACCTCGGTTTGGACTTAAAGGTCCAGATAAGGCCCTCGGGACCTCAGAGGTGCTTGAAGCCATCAGTCACTGCAACTCATCTGGGGGTCCTACTGGAAGATTCTGGACACTTGACCCTGTTGATGGCACATTGGGGTTCGTCCGTGGGGATCAATATGCTATAGCTCTAGCACTGATTGAGGATGGAGACGTTGTGCTTGGAGTTCTTGGGTGTCCAAATTACCCGATGAGAAAGGAATGGTTAAGTTATCATCACCGTTATCATAGAATTATCACTAAGTTGACTCCACCAACATCTGAATCTTGGGACAAAGGTTTTGTGACTTATGCTATGAAAGGTAGTGGCAAGGCTTGGATGCAACCACTGCTCCAGTCAAATCAGAAGTTAGTGTGGCCAAACTCTGCAAGGCCAGTGCGAGTGTCTTCCATTGATGATCCAGCATTAGCAACCTTTTGTGAACCAGTCGAGAAAGCAAATTCAAGCCACTCCTTCACAGCAGGACTAGCTCACACCATGGGGCTTAG GAAGCAACCACTACGAGTATACAGTATGGTCAAGTATGCTGCTATAGCCCGTGGGGATGCTGAGATTTTTATGAAGTTTGCAAGGGCTGGCTACAAGGAGAAAATATGGGATCATGCTGCTGGAGTCGTTATTATACAAGAGGCCGGAGGCATGGTAACTGATGCAAGAGGGCAACCACTTGACTTTTCGAAGGGCATTTACCTAGAAGGCCTTGATAGAGGTGTAATTGCATCTGCTGGAGCCATACTCCATGACAAGATCATCAGTGCCGTTGATGCTAGCTGGGACTCCTCTTGTCTATAA